From a region of the Fischerella sp. JS2 genome:
- the trpD gene encoding anthranilate phosphoribosyltransferase, with protein sequence MNHSSQPVQESSAIWSNLLQQLLERQSLSRTQAEKLMQGWLSQAIPPELSGAILAALHCKGVSAEELAGMAGVLQAQSLTGQTRQGGQGSNLSSLSPHTLPTPPSPLIDTCGTGGDGASTFNISTAVAFVAAASGIPVAKHGNRSASSRVGSADVLEALGINLSCDSQKVEAALKEVGITFLFAPGWHPALKAVASLRRSLKVRTVFNLLGPLVNPLRPTGQVIGVFDPKLLATIAQALQQLGTQKAIVLHGREKLDEAGLGDVTDLAVLSKQEVTLTTIDPIKLGINTAPITALVGGNVEENAEILKAVLQGKGTQAQQDVVALNAALALQVGEAVPLLDHAQGVQLARDILQSGAAWTKLEQLVQFLED encoded by the coding sequence ATGAACCATTCGTCGCAGCCTGTACAAGAATCTTCTGCGATTTGGTCTAACCTACTCCAACAACTACTAGAACGTCAGTCTTTGTCTCGCACTCAAGCAGAAAAATTGATGCAAGGATGGCTAAGTCAAGCTATTCCCCCGGAATTATCGGGAGCTATTTTAGCTGCACTACATTGTAAAGGTGTATCTGCTGAAGAACTAGCAGGCATGGCTGGAGTATTGCAAGCTCAGTCTCTAACAGGACAAACCAGACAAGGAGGACAAGGAAGTAATCTTTCTTCGTTATCTCCTCACACTCTCCCCACCCCCCCATCTCCCCTGATCGACACCTGCGGTACTGGAGGAGATGGAGCATCAACATTTAATATTTCTACAGCAGTTGCCTTTGTTGCTGCTGCTAGTGGTATACCTGTTGCGAAACATGGTAATCGTTCAGCTTCAAGTCGTGTTGGTAGTGCGGATGTATTAGAAGCTTTGGGTATAAATCTTAGCTGTGATAGCCAGAAGGTAGAAGCAGCACTTAAAGAAGTAGGAATCACTTTTTTATTTGCTCCTGGTTGGCATCCAGCCCTTAAGGCGGTTGCTTCGTTGCGGCGGAGTCTCAAGGTACGGACAGTATTCAATTTACTCGGGCCGTTGGTCAATCCTTTACGTCCCACAGGGCAGGTAATTGGTGTATTTGATCCTAAATTATTGGCAACAATTGCTCAAGCCTTACAGCAACTGGGTACGCAAAAAGCGATCGTGTTGCACGGACGAGAAAAATTAGATGAAGCAGGTTTGGGCGATGTTACTGATTTGGCTGTGCTTTCAAAACAAGAAGTAACATTAACTACAATCGATCCCATTAAACTAGGTATAAACACTGCTCCTATAACAGCGCTCGTAGGTGGCAATGTCGAAGAGAATGCCGAAATCCTTAAAGCAGTGTTGCAAGGCAAAGGAACACAGGCACAACAGGATGTAGTGGCGCTAAATGCGGCGTTAGCACTGCAAGTAGGTGAGGCAGTACCACTATTGGATCACGCTCAAGGCGTGCAGTTGGCTAGGGATATTCTTCAGAGCGGTGCGGCTTGGACGAAGTTGGAACAGTTAGTCCAGTTTCTGGAGGATTGA
- a CDS encoding retropepsin-like aspartic protease has product MLQSFLSQATLIFLSTTLAIFAIACREDKQAVVDHEQSQSKATQKSAIASGENTPLPTISPQPQQYQASEIQPSTFELGLDKAASADAITQSAQSTEDWNLVVTQYQDAIALMKQVDRQSPYFPSAQDNIVQYQRRIKYAQQQAYARKEPPPQVVTQVQAAKAQPSKIVLVVPQPSTKPAIVTKTEQPTINNQQQVFAAPTTQQRNETVVFVAPIKRRIGGTPIIDVTFNGNQQFEMILDTGASGTVITQGMANALGIVPFGKAKANTASAKAVEFPVGYVNSIEVGGVTVNKIPVAIAGTELETGLLGHDFFGDYEITIKRDVVEFRPPSYSGQLNPPETGLTVPTSSKPHRSEEYP; this is encoded by the coding sequence ATGCTTCAGTCTTTTTTATCTCAAGCTACGCTAATATTTCTTTCCACCACACTGGCAATTTTTGCTATAGCCTGTCGTGAAGACAAACAGGCTGTTGTGGATCATGAGCAGTCACAATCAAAGGCAACACAAAAGAGTGCGATCGCTTCTGGTGAAAACACACCATTACCAACAATAAGTCCACAACCACAACAATACCAAGCTTCTGAAATTCAACCTAGTACTTTTGAATTAGGACTAGATAAAGCAGCTAGTGCTGATGCGATCACTCAATCTGCTCAATCAACAGAAGATTGGAATTTAGTAGTCACTCAGTATCAAGATGCGATCGCGTTGATGAAGCAAGTAGATCGGCAAAGTCCCTACTTTCCCAGCGCTCAAGACAACATCGTTCAATATCAACGCCGCATCAAATACGCCCAACAGCAAGCTTACGCTCGCAAGGAACCACCGCCACAAGTAGTAACACAGGTACAAGCTGCAAAAGCACAACCTTCTAAAATAGTACTTGTGGTTCCGCAACCTTCTACCAAACCAGCAATTGTAACAAAAACCGAACAACCAACAATCAACAACCAACAACAGGTATTTGCAGCACCTACTACACAACAGCGTAACGAAACTGTGGTGTTTGTTGCCCCGATTAAGCGACGAATAGGGGGTACACCCATTATTGATGTCACTTTTAATGGCAATCAGCAATTTGAGATGATTTTGGATACGGGAGCAAGTGGTACAGTCATTACCCAGGGTATGGCAAATGCCCTGGGGATAGTGCCTTTTGGCAAAGCTAAAGCAAATACTGCTAGTGCGAAAGCGGTGGAATTTCCCGTTGGTTACGTAAATTCAATTGAAGTTGGTGGAGTAACAGTCAACAAAATTCCAGTAGCGATCGCTGGCACAGAACTAGAAACAGGGCTTTTAGGACACGATTTTTTTGGTGACTACGAGATCACAATCAAGCGTGATGTTGTAGAATTTCGTCCACCGTCCTACTCTGGGCAACTCAATCCTCCAGAAACTGGACTAACTGTTCCAACTTCGTCCAAGCCGCACCGCTCTGAAGAATATCCCTAG
- the carA gene encoding glutamine-hydrolyzing carbamoyl-phosphate synthase small subunit, which translates to MALFETIPALLVLADGTTYRGWSFGATGTAIGEVVFNTGMTGYQEVLTDPSYCGQIVVFTYPELGNTGVNPEDEESAQPQVRGAIARNICKRPSNWRSSQSLPDYLKQHQIPGIYGIDTRALTRKIRIYGAMNGGISTEILDEAELLEQVLAAPAMSGLNLVREVTTQTAYEWSQTTDPVWEFNPEAKANSDETLTVVALDFGIKRNILRRLASYGCRVIVVPAHTPTEEILKYNPDGIFLSNGPGDPAAVTEGIETAKALLSAQKPMFGICMGHQILGHALGAETYKLKFGHRGLNQPAGLQKRVEITSQNHSFAINPDTLPEAVVEISHLNLNDRTVAGVRHKNLPVFSVQYHPEASPGPHDADYLFENFVQAMRAARQTPNSSKEVKIK; encoded by the coding sequence ATGGCCCTGTTTGAAACAATACCTGCCTTACTTGTCCTTGCGGATGGAACCACTTATCGCGGTTGGTCTTTTGGTGCTACAGGCACTGCGATCGGAGAAGTAGTATTTAATACTGGCATGACTGGATATCAAGAAGTCCTGACTGACCCTAGTTACTGTGGACAAATAGTAGTTTTTACTTATCCAGAACTGGGAAACACAGGTGTTAATCCAGAGGATGAAGAATCAGCTCAACCGCAAGTGCGAGGAGCGATCGCACGCAATATTTGTAAACGACCAAGTAACTGGCGCTCTTCGCAATCGTTACCAGACTACCTCAAACAGCACCAAATACCCGGCATTTACGGCATAGATACCCGTGCCTTGACCCGCAAAATTCGGATCTATGGAGCGATGAATGGCGGCATTTCTACAGAAATTCTGGACGAAGCAGAATTGCTAGAACAGGTATTAGCAGCTCCTGCCATGAGTGGATTAAATCTTGTCCGTGAAGTGACTACCCAAACAGCATATGAATGGTCACAAACTACTGATCCCGTTTGGGAATTTAACCCAGAAGCAAAAGCTAATTCTGATGAAACCTTGACTGTTGTGGCCCTAGACTTTGGCATCAAACGCAATATTTTACGCCGCTTAGCAAGTTATGGATGCCGGGTTATTGTTGTTCCAGCCCACACCCCTACTGAAGAAATTCTCAAATACAATCCCGATGGAATATTTCTCTCCAATGGTCCTGGTGATCCGGCGGCTGTAACTGAAGGTATTGAGACTGCCAAGGCTTTGCTGTCGGCTCAAAAACCAATGTTTGGCATTTGCATGGGACATCAAATTTTAGGTCATGCTCTGGGGGCAGAAACCTATAAACTTAAATTTGGACATCGTGGCTTGAATCAACCAGCAGGTTTACAAAAACGGGTGGAAATTACCAGCCAAAACCATAGTTTTGCTATTAACCCAGACACCCTACCGGAAGCAGTTGTAGAAATTAGCCACCTGAACTTGAATGATCGCACTGTTGCTGGAGTACGTCACAAGAATCTACCTGTATTCTCTGTGCAGTACCACCCAGAGGCTTCTCCTGGTCCTCACGACGCTGATTACCTGTTTGAGAATTTTGTACAAGCAATGCGCGCAGCTCGCCAAACACCAAACAGCTCTAAAGAGGTAAAAATAAAGTAA
- a CDS encoding STAS domain-containing protein, giving the protein MIAEPLNLTVSLRGTREVRDNCQLFRLTGLLDAFSEPTFRKVLGSKIDEGPKHIILDLSQIDFVDSSGLGALVQLAKQAQNAEGTLQIVTNARVTQTVKLVRLEKFLMLQTSVDTALENLKNPS; this is encoded by the coding sequence ATTATTGCTGAGCCATTGAACCTAACCGTTAGCCTGAGAGGTACTCGTGAAGTCCGGGATAACTGTCAGCTATTCCGCCTCACAGGTTTGTTAGACGCGTTTTCGGAACCGACGTTTCGCAAAGTATTAGGAAGCAAGATTGACGAGGGCCCCAAGCACATTATTCTAGATCTCTCGCAAATTGACTTTGTTGATAGCTCCGGCTTGGGTGCTTTGGTGCAGTTAGCTAAGCAGGCACAAAATGCTGAAGGTACTTTGCAAATTGTCACTAATGCCCGCGTAACTCAAACAGTCAAGCTTGTCCGTTTGGAGAAGTTTCTAATGTTGCAGACATCAGTCGATACAGCTTTAGAAAACCTCAAAAACCCTTCTTGA
- a CDS encoding Mini-ribonuclease 3 has protein sequence MKSKEENLLNEQGETNVLDSSCLQFMQATIENFSQQQIDQAQLQQLSPTALAYLGDAVYELYVRMYYLLPPQRSESYHRLVVAQVRAEKQALHLRSLTPHLRHSELEIVRRGRNATTGRPKRLAPEIYQQATSLETLIGYLYLTDQLRLTELLQKLQLEK, from the coding sequence GTGAAATCCAAGGAGGAAAATTTATTGAATGAACAAGGTGAAACTAATGTGTTAGATTCATCTTGTTTGCAGTTTATGCAGGCAACCATAGAAAATTTTTCTCAGCAGCAAATTGACCAAGCACAACTACAACAACTTTCTCCTACTGCTTTAGCATATTTGGGAGATGCAGTTTATGAACTTTATGTTAGGATGTATTATCTGCTGCCGCCGCAGCGAAGCGAAAGTTACCATCGTCTGGTAGTGGCGCAGGTAAGGGCAGAAAAGCAGGCGCTACACTTGCGATCGCTTACTCCTCATCTGCGACACAGCGAGTTAGAAATAGTCCGAAGGGGCCGTAACGCTACCACAGGACGTCCTAAACGATTAGCTCCCGAAATATATCAACAAGCAACTAGCTTAGAAACTTTAATCGGCTATCTATATCTTACTGATCAACTACGCTTAACTGAACTATTGCAAAAGCTGCAATTAGAAAAGTGA
- the rlmB gene encoding 23S rRNA (guanosine(2251)-2'-O)-methyltransferase RlmB: MTNNTKKIITSGENNRGQTLKLKGKQVVSHSFRPSTKKVDGQNQQKSTQDSDLIYGRYPVLSALESQRLLNRIWITSRLRYDPRFHSLILQAKDNGTIIDEVEPKRLDQITEGGNHQGVAAQIAPYAYIELHELIENSKSVTNPVIVAADGITDPHNLGAIIRTAEAIGAQGLIIPQRRASGITSTVMKVAAGALEHFPVARVVNLHRALEELKAAGFWIYGTACEGSEPINTVDFNGAIVLVVGSEGEGLSLLTQRCCDVLVSIPLQGKTPSLNASVAAGMALYEIYRQRWEKNTLHFDKLQKTTWKNNSNRV; the protein is encoded by the coding sequence ATGACAAACAACACAAAAAAAATTATTACTTCTGGTGAAAACAATCGTGGGCAAACCCTAAAACTTAAGGGCAAGCAAGTCGTTTCTCATTCTTTTCGTCCTTCGACGAAAAAGGTAGATGGACAAAATCAGCAAAAATCAACCCAAGATAGCGATTTGATTTATGGTCGCTATCCAGTCTTGAGTGCCTTGGAAAGTCAGCGCCTGCTGAATCGTATTTGGATTACTTCTCGCCTACGCTATGATCCCCGTTTTCACTCTCTGATTTTACAAGCCAAGGACAATGGCACGATCATTGATGAGGTAGAACCCAAGCGCTTAGACCAAATTACTGAGGGTGGTAATCATCAAGGTGTGGCAGCACAAATTGCTCCCTATGCCTACATCGAATTACACGAGTTGATCGAAAACAGCAAATCTGTAACAAATCCAGTCATTGTTGCTGCTGATGGAATCACTGACCCCCATAACTTAGGAGCAATTATTCGTACAGCAGAAGCGATTGGCGCTCAAGGGTTGATTATCCCCCAACGCCGTGCTTCTGGGATCACTTCTACAGTCATGAAAGTAGCAGCAGGTGCTTTAGAACACTTTCCAGTTGCCAGAGTAGTGAATCTGCATCGCGCTTTGGAAGAATTGAAAGCCGCAGGTTTCTGGATTTACGGTACTGCTTGTGAAGGTAGCGAACCGATAAACACAGTAGATTTTAATGGTGCGATCGTTTTAGTAGTGGGATCTGAAGGAGAAGGTCTAAGTTTGTTGACACAACGTTGTTGTGATGTCTTAGTATCAATTCCCTTACAGGGTAAGACTCCTAGCCTCAATGCATCTGTTGCTGCTGGGATGGCATTGTATGAAATTTATCGTCAACGCTGGGAAAAAAATACCCTACATTTCGATAAACTACAAAAAACTACTTGGAAAAACAATAGTAACAGAGTATAA
- a CDS encoding DUF1816 domain-containing protein — translation MKTIWEQSREFLINAFQSLGLAWWVEIATQNPKCTYYFGPFLNSAEAKAAIKGYVEDLEQEGAQGIIVNVKRCKPEVLTIAEDLGERIDRKVQPAFSGQM, via the coding sequence ATGAAAACTATTTGGGAACAATCTAGGGAATTTTTGATTAATGCATTTCAGAGTTTGGGATTGGCTTGGTGGGTTGAAATTGCAACACAGAATCCCAAATGTACATACTACTTTGGTCCATTTCTTAACTCAGCAGAAGCAAAGGCCGCTATTAAAGGCTACGTAGAAGATTTGGAACAAGAAGGCGCCCAAGGAATCATTGTGAATGTAAAACGCTGCAAACCAGAGGTTTTGACAATTGCTGAAGACCTGGGGGAACGGATTGACCGCAAAGTACAGCCTGCCTTTAGCGGTCAAATGTAA